The Pseudomonas sp. G2-4 genome window below encodes:
- a CDS encoding ABC transporter substrate-binding protein, which translates to MISILRRGLLVLLATLPLMANAVAAPSAHEIIQDTTTRLLADLAANKEKYKQDPGAFYDALNGIVGPVVDADGISKSIMTVKYSRKATPAQMMRFQENFKRSLMQFYGNALLEYNNQGITVSPAKDESGNRTSVDMQVKGSNGAVYPVSYTLENINGEWKVRNVIINGINIGKLFRDQFSDAMQRNGNDLDKTINGWAGEVAKAKEVTEEAKEKQEQ; encoded by the coding sequence ATGATCTCTATCTTGCGACGTGGCCTGTTGGTGTTGCTCGCGACGCTGCCGTTGATGGCTAACGCCGTGGCCGCGCCTTCGGCCCACGAAATCATCCAGGACACCACGACCCGGTTGCTGGCCGATCTTGCCGCCAACAAAGAGAAGTACAAGCAGGACCCGGGTGCGTTCTATGACGCGCTGAACGGTATCGTCGGTCCGGTGGTGGACGCCGACGGCATTTCCAAGAGCATCATGACCGTCAAGTACTCGCGCAAGGCAACCCCAGCGCAAATGATGCGCTTCCAGGAAAACTTCAAGCGCAGCCTGATGCAGTTCTATGGCAATGCCTTGCTCGAGTACAACAACCAAGGCATCACCGTTTCGCCCGCCAAGGACGAAAGCGGTAACCGCACCAGCGTCGACATGCAGGTCAAGGGCAGCAATGGCGCGGTCTACCCTGTGTCCTACACACTCGAGAACATCAACGGCGAGTGGAAAGTGCGCAATGTGATCATCAACGGCATCAACATCGGCAAGCTGTTCCGCGATCAGTTCTCTGACGCGATGCAGCGCAATGGCAATGATCTGGACAAGACCATCAACGGTTGGGCCGGTGAAGTGGCAAAGGCCAAGGAAGTGACCGAAGAAGCCAAAGAGAAGCAGGAACAATGA
- a CDS encoding STAS domain-containing protein, translated as MSESAVRLGEAGELMLSGVLDYRSGPALRKQGQALIKSAKAAELVIDCSGVEKSSSVGLSLLLCFMRDAKAAGKTWSIQGMPEDMREIAQVSELTELLAHP; from the coding sequence GTGAGTGAATCGGCCGTTCGTCTGGGCGAGGCCGGCGAGCTGATGCTCAGCGGCGTGCTGGACTATCGCTCCGGCCCGGCCTTGCGCAAGCAAGGCCAGGCGCTGATCAAGTCGGCCAAAGCCGCCGAGCTGGTGATTGACTGCTCGGGCGTCGAGAAGTCCAGCAGTGTCGGTCTGTCGCTGCTGCTGTGCTTTATGCGTGACGCCAAGGCTGCCGGTAAAACGTGGAGCATCCAAGGGATGCCCGAAGACATGCGTGAGATAGCCCAGGTCAGTGAACTGACCGAGCTGCTGGCGCACCCCTGA
- a CDS encoding BolA family protein, with protein sequence MQAIEVKSFLEGKLPGTQIEVEGEGCNFQLNVISDELVALSPVKRQQQVYAHLNPWIADGSIHAVTMKFFSSAAWAERT encoded by the coding sequence ATGCAGGCCATAGAAGTGAAGAGCTTCCTTGAAGGAAAGCTGCCCGGAACTCAAATTGAAGTTGAGGGCGAAGGCTGCAACTTTCAGCTGAACGTGATTAGCGATGAACTGGTGGCGTTGAGCCCGGTGAAGCGTCAACAGCAAGTCTATGCCCATTTGAACCCATGGATCGCCGATGGCAGCATCCACGCGGTCACTATGAAATTTTTCAGCAGCGCGGCCTGGGCCGAGCGCACCTGA
- the murA gene encoding UDP-N-acetylglucosamine 1-carboxyvinyltransferase, producing MDKLIITGGVRLDGEIRISGAKNSALPILAATLLCDGPVTVANLPHLHDITTMIELFGRMGIEPVIDEKLSVEIDPRTIKTLIAPYELVKTMRASILVLGPMVARFGEAEVALPGGCAIGSRPVDLHIRGLEAMGAVIDVEGGYIKAKAPEGGLRGANFFFDTVSVTGTENIMMAAALAKGRSVLQNAAREPEVVDLANFLIAMGAKISGAGTDTITIDGVERLHSATYKVMPDRIETGTYLVAAAVTGGRVKVKDTDPTILEAVLEKLKEAGAEVTCGEDWIEVNMHGKRPKAVNVRTAPYPAFPTDMQAQFISLNAIAEGTGAVIETIFENRFMHVYELHRMGAKIQVEGNTAIVTGTEKLKGAPVMATDLRASASLVISALVAEGDTLIDRIYHIDRGYECIEEKLQMLGAKIRRVPG from the coding sequence ATGGATAAATTGATTATTACCGGCGGTGTTCGTCTTGATGGCGAAATCCGTATTTCCGGGGCAAAGAACTCCGCCCTGCCGATCCTGGCCGCAACCCTGCTGTGCGATGGCCCGGTGACCGTGGCCAACTTGCCGCACCTGCACGACATCACCACGATGATCGAGCTGTTCGGGCGCATGGGCATTGAGCCGGTGATCGACGAGAAACTCAGCGTCGAGATCGACCCGCGCACCATCAAGACCCTGATCGCCCCGTACGAGCTGGTGAAAACCATGCGTGCATCGATCCTGGTGCTGGGCCCGATGGTCGCCCGCTTCGGTGAGGCAGAAGTTGCACTGCCTGGCGGTTGCGCCATCGGCTCGCGTCCGGTGGACCTGCACATTCGCGGCCTGGAAGCCATGGGCGCGGTGATCGACGTCGAAGGCGGCTACATCAAGGCCAAGGCACCTGAAGGCGGCCTGCGCGGCGCGAATTTCTTCTTCGACACCGTCAGCGTGACCGGTACCGAGAACATCATGATGGCCGCGGCACTGGCCAAGGGTCGCAGCGTGCTGCAAAACGCCGCGCGCGAGCCTGAAGTGGTCGACCTGGCGAACTTCCTGATCGCCATGGGCGCCAAGATCAGCGGTGCCGGTACCGATACCATCACCATCGATGGCGTCGAGCGCCTGCATTCGGCCACCTACAAAGTGATGCCGGACCGGATTGAGACCGGCACCTACCTGGTGGCCGCTGCTGTCACCGGTGGCCGCGTCAAGGTCAAGGACACCGATCCGACTATCCTGGAAGCCGTCCTGGAGAAACTCAAGGAAGCCGGTGCCGAAGTCACCTGCGGCGAAGACTGGATCGAAGTGAACATGCACGGCAAGCGGCCCAAAGCCGTCAACGTGCGCACCGCACCGTACCCGGCGTTCCCGACTGACATGCAGGCACAGTTCATCTCCCTCAACGCCATTGCCGAAGGCACGGGCGCGGTGATCGAGACGATCTTCGAAAACCGTTTCATGCACGTCTACGAGCTGCACCGCATGGGCGCCAAGATCCAGGTCGAAGGCAACACGGCCATCGTCACCGGCACCGAGAAGCTCAAGGGCGCGCCAGTGATGGCCACCGACCTGCGGGCCTCGGCCAGCCTGGTGATCTCGGCCCTGGTTGCCGAAGGCGATACCCTCATCGATCGCATCTACCACATAGATCGTGGTTATGAGTGCATCGAAGAGAAACTGCAGATGCTGGGTGCCAAGATCCGCCGCGTGCCGGGCTAG
- the hisG gene encoding ATP phosphoribosyltransferase, with translation MLTIALSKGRILDDTLPLLAEAGIVPTENPDKSRKLIIPTTQADVRLLIVRATDVPTYVEHGAADLGVAGKDVLMEYGGQGLYEPLDLQIARCKLMTAGKVGTPEPKGRLRVATKFVNVAKRYYAEQGRQVDIIKLYGSMELAPLIGLADKIIDVVDTGNTLRANGLEPQDFIADITSRLIVNKASMKMQHARIQALIDTLRKAVESRHRG, from the coding sequence ATGTTGACCATCGCACTGTCCAAGGGCCGCATCCTTGACGACACCCTGCCGCTTCTGGCTGAAGCGGGCATCGTGCCGACCGAGAATCCGGACAAGAGCCGCAAGCTGATCATTCCCACGACCCAGGCCGATGTGCGCTTGTTGATCGTGCGTGCCACCGATGTGCCGACTTACGTGGAACATGGCGCCGCCGACCTGGGCGTAGCCGGTAAAGACGTGCTGATGGAATACGGCGGCCAGGGCCTGTACGAGCCCCTGGACCTGCAGATCGCCCGCTGCAAGCTGATGACCGCCGGTAAAGTCGGCACGCCAGAGCCCAAGGGCCGCCTGCGGGTGGCGACCAAGTTCGTCAACGTTGCCAAGCGTTATTACGCCGAACAGGGCCGCCAGGTCGATATCATCAAGTTGTACGGTTCGATGGAGCTGGCGCCGCTGATCGGCCTGGCGGACAAGATCATCGACGTGGTCGACACCGGCAACACCCTGCGGGCCAATGGCCTGGAACCCCAGGACTTCATCGCGGACATCACCTCCCGGCTGATCGTCAACAAGGCTTCGATGAAGATGCAGCACGCCCGAATCCAGGCTTTGATCGATACCCTGCGCAAGGCAGTGGAATCGCGACACCGCGGCTGA
- the hisD gene encoding histidinol dehydrogenase produces the protein MTAPTSIRRLNAADPDFAHHLDHLLSWESVSDDSVNLRVLEIIKAVRERGDEALVEFTQKFDGLQVASMADLILPRERLELALTRITVPQREALEKAASRVRDYHERQKQDSWSYTEADGTVLGQKVTPLDRAGLYVPGGKASYPSSVLMNAIPAKVAGVTEVVMVVPTPRGEINELVLAAACIAGVDRVFTIGGAQAVAALAYGTESVPRVDKVVGPGNIYVATAKRHVFGQVGIDMIAGPSEILVVCDGQTDPDWIAMDLFSQAEHDEDAQAILVSPDAEFLDKVAASIDKLLPTMDRAEIINTSINGRGALIKVRDMEQAIEVANRIAPEHLELSVADPQAWLPLIRHAGAIFMGRHTSEALGDYCAGPNHVLPTSGTARFSSPLGVYDFQKRSSIIFCSEQGASELGKTASVLARGESLSAHARSAEYRILDEPSIEGQGN, from the coding sequence ATGACCGCTCCCACTTCGATTCGCCGACTCAACGCTGCCGACCCGGATTTCGCACATCATCTGGATCATCTGCTGAGCTGGGAAAGTGTGTCTGACGACTCGGTCAATCTGCGGGTGCTGGAGATCATCAAGGCCGTGCGCGAGCGTGGCGATGAAGCCTTGGTGGAATTCACCCAGAAATTCGACGGCCTGCAAGTGGCGTCCATGGCCGACTTGATCCTGCCGCGCGAGCGCCTGGAGCTGGCCCTGACCCGGATCACCGTGCCCCAGCGCGAAGCCCTGGAAAAAGCCGCCTCCCGGGTGCGCGATTATCACGAAAGACAGAAGCAGGACTCCTGGAGCTACACCGAGGCCGACGGCACGGTGCTGGGCCAGAAGGTCACGCCGCTGGACCGCGCCGGCCTGTATGTACCGGGTGGCAAGGCGTCCTATCCGTCCTCGGTACTGATGAACGCGATCCCGGCCAAGGTTGCCGGCGTGACCGAAGTGGTCATGGTCGTCCCTACACCGCGCGGTGAAATCAACGAACTGGTGCTGGCCGCCGCCTGCATCGCCGGGGTGGACCGGGTGTTCACCATCGGCGGCGCCCAGGCCGTCGCCGCGCTGGCCTACGGCACCGAGAGCGTGCCGAGGGTCGATAAGGTGGTCGGGCCGGGCAATATCTACGTCGCCACTGCCAAGCGCCATGTGTTTGGCCAGGTCGGCATCGACATGATCGCCGGCCCGTCTGAAATCCTCGTGGTGTGTGACGGCCAGACCGATCCGGACTGGATTGCCATGGACCTGTTTTCCCAGGCTGAGCACGACGAAGACGCCCAGGCGATCCTGGTCAGCCCGGACGCCGAGTTTCTCGACAAGGTTGCCGCCAGCATCGACAAGCTGCTGCCCACCATGGATCGCGCCGAGATCATCAACACGTCGATCAACGGCCGTGGCGCACTGATCAAGGTCCGCGACATGGAGCAGGCCATCGAGGTCGCCAACCGCATCGCACCGGAACACCTGGAGCTGTCGGTCGCTGACCCGCAGGCCTGGCTGCCACTGATCCGCCACGCCGGTGCGATCTTCATGGGCCGCCACACCAGTGAAGCCTTGGGTGATTATTGCGCAGGCCCCAACCACGTGTTGCCAACGTCCGGCACCGCGCGCTTCTCATCGCCGCTGGGGGTGTATGACTTCCAGAAACGTTCGTCGATCATCTTCTGCTCCGAGCAGGGCGCCTCCGAACTGGGCAAGACCGCTTCGGTGCTGGCCCGTGGCGAATCGCTGAGCGCCCACGCCCGCAGCGCCGAATACCGCATTCTTGACGAGCCTTCCATTGAAGGGCAGGGGAACTGA
- the hisC gene encoding histidinol-phosphate transaminase: MSKFWSPFVKNLVPYVPGEQPKLTRLVKLNTNENPYGPSPKALAAMQTELNDNLRLYPDPNSDLLKSAVARYYSVQGNQVFLGNGSDEVLAHIFHGLLQHDQPLLFPDISYSFYPVYCGLYGIQFDAVPLDAQFRIDPADYAKPNGGIIFPNPNAPTGCLLALEAVEQILQASPDSVVVVDEAYIDFGGETAISLVDRYPNLLVTQTLSKSRSLAGLRVGLAVGHPDLIEALERIKNSFNSYPLDRLANVGGAAAFDDREHFDMTCRLVIEHREWVVAQLQAKGFEVLPSAANFIFARHPRHDAAGLAAKLREQGVIVRHFKQERIAQFLRISIGTPEQNQALIEALGEL, from the coding sequence ATGAGTAAATTCTGGAGCCCGTTCGTCAAGAACCTGGTGCCCTACGTGCCGGGCGAACAGCCGAAGCTGACCCGCCTGGTCAAGCTCAACACCAACGAGAACCCTTACGGGCCTTCGCCCAAGGCGCTCGCGGCGATGCAGACCGAGCTCAATGACAACCTGCGCCTGTACCCGGATCCCAACAGCGACCTGCTGAAAAGCGCCGTGGCCCGGTATTACAGTGTGCAGGGCAACCAGGTGTTCCTGGGCAATGGCTCGGATGAAGTGTTGGCGCACATTTTTCACGGCCTGTTGCAACACGACCAGCCGTTGCTGTTCCCGGACATCAGCTACAGTTTTTATCCGGTGTATTGCGGGCTGTACGGCATCCAGTTCGACGCGGTACCCCTTGACGCACAGTTCCGCATCGATCCGGCGGACTATGCCAAACCAAACGGCGGAATCATCTTCCCCAACCCGAACGCCCCCACTGGCTGCCTGTTGGCGCTGGAGGCGGTGGAGCAGATTCTCCAGGCCAGCCCGGATTCGGTGGTGGTGGTCGATGAAGCCTATATCGACTTTGGCGGCGAGACGGCCATCAGCCTGGTGGACCGTTACCCGAACCTGCTGGTGACCCAGACCTTATCCAAGTCCCGCTCGCTGGCGGGGCTGCGGGTGGGTCTGGCGGTGGGCCATCCGGACCTGATCGAAGCACTGGAGCGGATCAAGAACAGCTTCAACTCCTATCCTCTGGATCGTCTGGCGAATGTCGGCGGCGCGGCGGCGTTCGACGACCGCGAGCACTTCGATATGACTTGCCGGTTGGTCATCGAGCACCGTGAATGGGTGGTGGCGCAACTGCAAGCCAAGGGCTTTGAAGTGCTGCCTTCGGCGGCCAACTTCATCTTCGCCCGTCACCCGCGGCACGATGCGGCAGGCTTGGCGGCGAAACTGCGGGAGCAAGGGGTGATCGTGCGGCACTTCAAGCAGGAGCGGATCGCCCAGTTCCTGCGGATCAGCATTGGCACGCCTGAGCAGAACCAGGCGCTGATCGAAGCCCTCGGCGAACTCTAA
- a CDS encoding DUF4198 domain-containing protein — MKHPKTLALLGLLLATQVSAHGLWTEQRRGNIEVIYGHGAEDNAFKAQKISGAWAYDLGGKMIPVTVERLPDHARLQPLKPPAVMAVELDNGMWSQTADKKWINEGRSKVPGAIESTHTFKYSLAIYEPGAKLPKLDQVKFLILPEVDPLTVGPGQSLPVRVLLDGKPAAGVKLVGDYRSAPDTVSTETDAEGRAKVVVRNEGLNVIAAQMEITLKDNKDVATRGVFTSLTFVGEPHHD, encoded by the coding sequence ATGAAACACCCCAAGACACTCGCCCTTCTCGGCTTGCTCCTGGCTACACAAGTTTCGGCCCACGGCCTGTGGACCGAACAACGGCGCGGCAATATCGAGGTGATTTACGGTCACGGCGCCGAAGACAATGCCTTCAAGGCGCAGAAAATCAGCGGCGCCTGGGCCTATGACCTGGGGGGCAAGATGATCCCCGTCACCGTGGAGCGCCTGCCGGACCACGCCCGCCTGCAGCCCCTCAAGCCACCCGCCGTGATGGCCGTGGAACTGGACAACGGCATGTGGTCCCAGACCGCCGACAAGAAGTGGATCAATGAAGGCCGCAGCAAAGTACCCGGGGCGATTGAATCGACCCACACCTTCAAGTACAGCCTGGCGATCTACGAGCCTGGGGCGAAGTTGCCGAAGCTCGATCAGGTCAAGTTCCTGATCCTGCCGGAAGTCGACCCGCTGACCGTCGGTCCGGGCCAGTCACTACCGGTACGGGTGCTGCTGGATGGCAAACCGGCGGCCGGTGTGAAACTGGTGGGCGATTACCGCAGCGCACCGGACACCGTATCGACTGAAACCGACGCCGAAGGCCGGGCCAAGGTCGTGGTGCGTAATGAAGGGTTGAATGTGATTGCCGCGCAGATGGAAATTACCCTCAAGGACAACAAGGATGTGGCAACACGCGGCGTGTTTACCTCGCTGACATTCGTCGGCGAGCCGCATCACGATTAA
- a CDS encoding TonB-dependent siderophore receptor, with the protein MSSLKRLSLASLALGLLGDPAYAEENQPLELDAISVTSEYESPTGPVTGYRATRSASATKTDTALRDIPQSISVIPASVLKDLGSTSVERALEYAGGVSKQNNFGGLTLYEYSVRGFTTSEFYKDGFSANRGYPSTPDAANIERIEVLKGPAASLYGRGDPGGTVNIVTKKPQPEAFTTLQTSAGSWDRYRTALDVNTPLDAEGNLLSRVNLAVEDNHSFRDHLDSKRVFVAPSISWQLSPDTHLLVESEIVRHSSTFDRGIVAPNNRWSGVSRSTFLGEPNDGDIDNHNNMLQAALEHQLNDTWQVRLASHYKQGELWGFASEARPLNADGRTVNRRYRERDNDWHDSITQLELRGLFDLGPWQHELLVGTEYEDYRKNERVTTIPGGTYPIDIYQPVYGQPKPNGTPFGTDFFERVQSRALNLQDQIVFTDKLRGMIGVRYEHFEQSIDDHTTNVTSRQRHDALTQRAGLLYQLTPQVGLFANASTSFKPNNGLDADGKTFDPEEGVGYEVGIKSELFDDRLSTTLAAFHIEKENVLAQVAGTDFKRAMGKARSQGFDLQVTGQVTDAVRVIGAFAYIDAEVTEGDEEIPTGSRILGVAKRSGSLLGVYEFQDGHLRGSDLGAAFTYVGDRSGEAGKDFELPAYHTVDLLAHYKASDNVTVGLNLNNVFDEKYFERSYSNYWVTPGAPRNFTVSLTLDL; encoded by the coding sequence ATGTCATCCCTAAAACGGCTTTCCCTCGCCAGCCTGGCCCTGGGCCTACTGGGCGATCCAGCCTACGCCGAAGAAAACCAACCGCTGGAGCTGGACGCCATCAGCGTGACGTCCGAGTACGAATCGCCCACCGGCCCCGTCACAGGCTATCGCGCGACCCGCTCGGCCAGCGCCACCAAGACCGACACCGCCCTGCGCGACATCCCGCAATCCATCAGCGTGATCCCCGCCAGCGTCCTCAAGGATTTGGGCAGCACCAGCGTCGAGCGGGCGCTGGAATATGCCGGCGGCGTGTCCAAGCAAAACAACTTCGGTGGCCTGACGCTCTACGAATACAGCGTGCGTGGCTTCACCACATCGGAATTCTACAAGGACGGCTTCAGCGCCAACCGCGGCTATCCAAGCACTCCAGACGCGGCCAACATCGAACGCATTGAAGTGTTGAAGGGCCCGGCGGCCAGCCTGTATGGGCGAGGCGATCCCGGCGGCACGGTGAACATCGTCACCAAGAAGCCCCAGCCCGAAGCCTTCACCACCTTGCAAACCAGCGCCGGCAGTTGGGATCGCTACCGCACCGCGCTGGACGTCAACACGCCATTGGACGCCGAGGGCAACCTGCTGTCGCGGGTCAACCTGGCGGTCGAGGACAATCACAGCTTTCGCGATCACCTCGACAGCAAGCGCGTCTTCGTCGCGCCCTCCATCAGTTGGCAACTGAGTCCAGACACCCACCTGCTGGTAGAAAGCGAAATCGTGCGCCACAGCTCGACGTTCGACCGCGGCATCGTCGCCCCGAACAACCGCTGGAGCGGCGTTTCCCGTTCGACCTTCCTGGGCGAGCCCAACGACGGCGACATCGACAACCACAACAACATGCTCCAGGCCGCCCTCGAACATCAGCTCAATGATACCTGGCAAGTGCGCCTGGCCAGCCATTACAAGCAGGGCGAACTCTGGGGTTTTGCCTCAGAAGCGCGACCGCTGAACGCCGACGGCCGCACAGTGAACCGCCGCTACCGTGAGCGCGACAACGATTGGCACGACAGCATTACCCAACTGGAATTGCGTGGGCTATTCGACCTCGGCCCCTGGCAGCATGAACTGTTGGTCGGTACTGAATACGAGGACTACCGCAAGAACGAACGCGTGACCACCATCCCCGGCGGTACTTATCCCATCGACATCTATCAGCCGGTCTATGGCCAGCCAAAACCCAACGGCACGCCTTTCGGCACAGACTTCTTCGAGCGTGTGCAAAGCCGGGCCCTGAACCTCCAGGACCAGATCGTGTTCACCGACAAACTGCGGGGGATGATCGGCGTGCGTTATGAGCACTTCGAGCAGAGCATTGACGATCACACCACCAATGTCACCAGCCGCCAACGTCACGACGCCCTGACGCAACGGGCCGGCTTGCTGTATCAACTGACGCCGCAAGTCGGGCTGTTCGCCAATGCCTCCACCTCGTTCAAGCCCAATAATGGCCTGGATGCGGACGGTAAGACTTTCGATCCGGAGGAAGGTGTCGGCTATGAAGTGGGGATCAAGAGCGAGCTGTTCGACGATCGCCTGAGTACCACCCTGGCGGCATTTCATATAGAGAAGGAAAACGTCCTGGCGCAAGTCGCCGGGACCGACTTCAAACGCGCCATGGGCAAGGCCCGCAGCCAAGGGTTCGATCTACAGGTCACCGGGCAGGTGACTGATGCCGTGCGCGTAATTGGCGCCTTCGCCTACATCGATGCAGAAGTGACCGAGGGTGACGAGGAAATTCCCACAGGCAGCCGGATCCTCGGCGTCGCCAAGCGCAGCGGCAGCCTGCTCGGCGTCTATGAATTCCAGGACGGGCACCTGCGGGGTTCGGATCTCGGCGCGGCGTTCACCTATGTCGGAGACCGCTCGGGTGAAGCCGGCAAGGATTTCGAATTGCCGGCCTACCACACCGTTGACCTGCTGGCCCATTACAAAGCCAGCGATAACGTCACCGTGGGCCTGAACCTGAACAACGTCTTCGACGAAAAATACTTCGAGCGCTCCTACAGCAATTACTGGGTCACCCCCGGCGCGCCACGCAACTTCACCGTCAGCCTCACCCTCGATCTGTAA
- the algW gene encoding Do family serine endopeptidase AlgW, which yields MLKALRFSGWPLLAGVLVALLIIQRYPEWVGLPSLDVNLQQAPQTKAVQQGPVSYADAVTTAAPAVVNLYTTKVINKPSHPLFEDPQFRRFFGDNSPKQKRMESSLGSGVIMSPEGYILTNNHVTSGADQIVVALKDGRETLARVIGSDPETDLAVLKIDLKNLPAITIGRSDSIRIGDVTLAIGNPFGVGQTVTMGIISATGRNQLGLNNYEDFIQTDAAINPGNSGGALVDANGNLTGINTAIFSKSGGSQGIGFAIPVKLAMEVMKSIIEHGQVIRGWLGIEVQPLTQELAESFGLSGRPGIVVAGIFRDGPAQKAGLQLGDVILSIDGEPAGDGRRSMNQVARIKPTDKVTIQVMRNGKELKLTAEIGLRPPPAPVVLKEEE from the coding sequence ATGCTCAAGGCGCTGCGTTTTTCCGGCTGGCCGCTGTTGGCTGGCGTGCTTGTCGCTCTACTGATTATCCAGCGCTACCCGGAATGGGTCGGCCTGCCAAGCCTCGACGTCAACCTGCAGCAGGCACCGCAAACCAAGGCTGTGCAGCAGGGGCCGGTGTCCTACGCCGACGCCGTGACCACTGCTGCCCCGGCGGTGGTCAACCTGTACACCACCAAGGTCATCAACAAGCCTAGCCATCCGCTGTTCGAAGACCCGCAATTCCGACGTTTCTTCGGCGACAACTCGCCCAAGCAGAAGCGCATGGAGTCGAGCCTGGGGTCGGGCGTGATCATGAGCCCGGAAGGTTATATTTTGACCAACAACCACGTCACCAGCGGAGCCGACCAGATCGTGGTGGCCCTCAAGGATGGCCGTGAAACCCTGGCCCGGGTCATCGGTAGCGACCCGGAAACCGACCTCGCGGTGTTGAAGATCGACCTGAAGAACCTGCCGGCCATCACCATCGGCCGCTCCGACAGCATCCGCATCGGCGATGTCACCCTGGCCATCGGCAACCCGTTCGGCGTCGGCCAGACCGTGACCATGGGCATCATCAGCGCCACTGGACGCAACCAGTTGGGCCTGAACAACTACGAAGACTTCATCCAGACCGATGCCGCGATCAACCCTGGCAACTCCGGCGGCGCACTGGTGGATGCCAATGGCAACCTCACTGGGATCAACACGGCGATTTTCTCCAAGTCCGGTGGCAGCCAGGGCATCGGTTTCGCCATTCCGGTGAAACTGGCCATGGAGGTGATGAAGTCCATCATCGAACACGGCCAGGTGATTCGCGGCTGGCTGGGGATTGAGGTCCAGCCGCTGACCCAGGAACTAGCGGAGTCCTTCGGCTTGTCCGGACGGCCTGGAATCGTGGTGGCGGGGATTTTCCGCGATGGCCCGGCGCAGAAGGCCGGCTTGCAGCTGGGCGACGTGATCCTGAGCATCGACGGCGAACCGGCTGGCGATGGCCGCCGCTCGATGAACCAGGTGGCGCGGATCAAGCCCACCGACAAAGTCACCATCCAGGTGATGCGCAATGGCAAGGAACTCAAGCTCACCGCCGAAATCGGCCTGCGTCCCCCGCCGGCACCGGTGGTGCTCAAGGAAGAAGAGTAA
- a CDS encoding Nif3-like dinuclear metal center hexameric protein encodes MAVALSTLVEEADRYLASSRIADYCPNGLQVEGAPQVRRIVSGVTASQALLDAAVEADADLVLVHHGYFWKGENPCITGMKQRRLKTLLKHDISLLAYHLPLDLHADVGNNVQLARQLDITVEGPLDPDNPKVVGLVGSLSEPMTPRDFARKVQEVMGREPLLIEGEQMIRRVGWCTGGGQGYIDQAVLAGVDLYLSGEASEQTFHSARENGISFIAAGHHATERYGVQALGDYLARRFALEHIFIDCPNPI; translated from the coding sequence ATGGCCGTAGCCCTGAGCACCCTGGTCGAAGAAGCGGACCGTTACCTGGCCAGCAGCCGGATTGCCGATTATTGCCCCAACGGCCTGCAGGTCGAAGGCGCGCCGCAGGTGAGGCGTATTGTCAGTGGCGTGACTGCCAGCCAGGCGTTGCTCGATGCCGCAGTGGAAGCCGATGCCGACCTGGTGCTGGTGCATCACGGCTACTTCTGGAAGGGCGAAAACCCTTGTATCACCGGCATGAAGCAACGTCGCCTGAAAACCTTGCTCAAGCATGACATCAGTCTGCTGGCTTATCACTTGCCGCTGGATTTGCATGCTGACGTGGGTAATAACGTGCAACTGGCCCGTCAATTGGACATCACTGTCGAGGGGCCGCTGGATCCGGACAATCCCAAGGTTGTCGGCCTGGTCGGCTCCTTGTCCGAGCCGATGACGCCTCGGGATTTCGCCCGCAAGGTCCAGGAAGTCATGGGTCGCGAGCCGTTGTTGATCGAAGGCGAGCAGATGATTCGCCGGGTCGGTTGGTGCACGGGTGGTGGCCAGGGCTACATCGATCAGGCGGTATTGGCCGGGGTCGACCTGTACCTCAGCGGCGAGGCGTCGGAGCAGACCTTCCACAGCGCCCGGGAAAACGGCATCAGCTTCATCGCCGCCGGGCACCATGCGACTGAGCGCTACGGTGTCCAGGCATTGGGCGATTACCTGGCGCGACGGTTTGCCCTGGAGCACATATTCATCGATTGCCCGAATCCTATTTGA